DNA from Alnus glutinosa chromosome 2, dhAlnGlut1.1, whole genome shotgun sequence:
TCCTCTCTTTTATAACCCTACTCTTGTTGAATGAATgtggtatttaaaaaaaaagaaaagaagaaaaaaaaatattgaaaaaaacatACTAAATAGCATCAAAATAcagaaattattatttgtgtACATCgcataagaaaaacaaacacgGTCAATTTAACCAAGAGAAAGCATTTTATTTGATAATGTTTGATCTTTGGTCTACATATTTGAGTGACCAACTCGAACTTGAACTCGATGCCATGAGGTGTTCAGTATCCCTCTCAAGTTCCAAATGTCTTCCACCCTTTCGGGTTGGACATTGGCTGCTATATCCACCTGCCAATCAATGAAAAGAGAAACACAGACAAGTGCAAACCATAAGCAAAATATGAGAGCATGGAATTGCAGCTCATTTAGAATGTGCAGGTTTTTTCTCAACTATGATGAGTCAACCCATTTGTAAACCAGCAGGTGAGCAGGATGAGGGGACGTTCCAAAATTCAAACACTTatggtttgaaaaagtgttctgaCATGGTGAAAaactgttttgtgttttgagtttttttgttaatgTACGTCTTaagaacaaaagacaaaaaacaaaaagtttaaCGAACATGGTCACGTCCAAAACAGAAATAATTTGTCTCAGAACTTcatgtttttatcttttcatgCACATACGGTTTATAGACAAGCATAAAATGAACTGAAAAATTTAAGATAATCAGCTTTAATAATTTATAAGTTGATACTAAACCAAGGACAAAAAACATAGCAGTTTCACAGTCAATCAAAACTAGTAATATTATTATCAGAAGAAACCCAACATACCGCTTTTGCAACAATCTCTGTGCTATGCGTGACATCGATGGTGGCCTCAAAAAGCACCCATGCCCACTTGTCACTGCTTATATCATCTGTGATGTATGGGATGCCAGTCTTTTGGTATCTGGAGGCTTCCATCCAGGTTTTGCCACCGTCAACAGACAGATCTACCCTCTCAATGCCACGGCCACCTCCTGATGCTGCATATCCACTAACTTTTATCTGCAAAATATAAATGATCTAAGAGGATCCAACTCATTTGATTGATAAGTAAAATTCAAACATAAATATGATGACACAAAAGCACATGGTAGAAAAGATCTCCTCAGCAGTCAGCGCCTACCCATATACGCAGAAAAGTTCCAATTCAAATATTAAATATGATGTAGAAGAGTTTGGGTGTATAAAGAAGGGTTGTACTGCCTTAGACAGTTGAAAAGAACcatacatcatcatcatcacttcATAATAAGAAAGAATAACTTGGGATAATTGATGGTAAAGACTAAACTTTATATATGTAAACGAGCATATAAAATGTGTAATTGCAAATAGAACTAACCTTTCCAGGCTTTATTGCAGTCACATCCTCTAAAGAACATATTACACTCTGTCAATCACCAAACCAAAATGTTAGTAGGCATTAATGGTCACACACAAATGGAGGTAAAAAAAGAGAGGCTATATCCAATGTTTAATACTTTAATCTGGcaaaaaaggagttttcttCTATATGTTATTAATAAGGTGAAAGTTACACTTAACCAACCTTGACATTAGCTGTATATGACAGTATATTAACATTAAATTAGAACAGCTTATCTCAGATCCTACTTGCAATTAAGAAATCAAAGCAATGCTTCTCTCATTATAAAATAAGTGATATTCAACAAAAGAAGCATTTAAgtaatatagaaaaaaataagtCGCATTTTGAAATTACCTGAACAGGGAAATCCATTTGTGCTCTCCTGGTTGACCAATTAATGTTGTCCCAATCGACTGAAGGTGGAAACATTTTGTAGTCTTTTTGCATAAAGAATCCCTGCAAGGAGTGTAAACTTGAACATACAAATGTATGAACGAAGAATTAGAACATATTCAaataaagatgaaaatgtaTTTCCAACCTGGCATTCCTCTGTAATTACACTTATAGAATCTAGCCATTTAACAGAACGGGCTCCAATAACACCCGGGACAATCACGCGCAATGGATACCCATGATCCCTATTAAGAGTCTTTGGTTGATAACAAGAAAGTAAACCAACATGAGAACAACTGACTAATACATCATGTTCCAAAAAACTGAATTACTGGAAGAAATATAGGGCAGACGGTAACGGAAGATGTTCAAAAATGTAATACAGAAATAAGCATATGGATAATATCTAAAAGATACAAGATAAACCGATATGCAACACATACGTTTACAAGATACACAGAAATCTATTCAGATACATcctgttctttcttcttttgtttgataagtagagaaatattataatttacaaGTGACTGACTACAAGATCTTAAGACactaacaaacaaaacatggaTAAATTAATGCTGAGCTCATAAAACAGATTTTGCTATCAAACAAAATCTGATAGGTTGTGTGGTTTCCGTTGGCCATTCCTCGACATGCTTTCATGTTATGGCTTGTGTTTAGGAATACTCTTGCTACCAAAGACCCGATGTGTGGCTGGGGATTTACTAGAAACCCCTTATGTCGGTTTTGTTATGACTGCCAGgaatctattgatcatttgttcttCCATTGTAGTTTCTGTTGAAGGGTTTGGCGTCATTTGatggctgttttttttttcttcttaattgcctttcttgtataccccctgtgtacttgattgtgctttgcgttttttaataaaacctctcttacttatcaaaaaaaagtctGCAGAAAATACTTTGTAAACTTTGTTTGGCAGCTGCTGTATACCATATTTGGAGGTTGAGAAATGACCTTTGCTATGGTAATACTCCTTTGACCGAAGAGGCCCTCGTTGATCGTATTAAAGGGGAGGTAAGGACTCGGGTTATGTCCTGTAAGAAGCTGAAGAATTCCTCTGGTAGGCTATCAAAGCAATGGCGTTTGTAATCCCTGTTTGGCTGTTTTCGTTTGTTTGctgattttgttttctgttgGTTGGCGTTCGGTTTAGCATAGCTTTGAgctgttttgttttggttcgGTTGTAAGCTCTTGATGGGCGTTGAGTGTTGTTTCCTTGTTTGTGGGGTGTATCTAGTGTTTACTGGAGTGATGTACTCTGttgagtttggtttataaatgcattgattcatccaaaaaaaaaaaaaacagattttgcTAGGTTGAGAAACTGGGATAAGCATAGGGAGCACAGGtagaaatttaattaaaacaatcaaaaaataaaaacagaggcAACAAACCAGGAACACTCAATTAGTTGAATACAAAGAAAAGTTGACTGATTTACAAAGATGGTTGTTTACGAATTGATAAGCACAACAGTTGACTCCTCAATGAAACACTTACCTCTCCATTCATCTCATAAGCAAGTAAAACATCTGCGTCAGGGTTTGTGGCCTGACTTAGTGGAATTGATGCTTTGTAAGGGCCTCCATTTTCTTCCTAAAGTTTTTCATTATTCAGAAGCATTACAGCAGTTAAGTTCCCCCCATAAAACTTAACATTTCAAATTTCTCCACCAGAGCAAAGGGCCACAAAACAGAAATATttagaataatattaaaaagGCCAACTTTGTTACCTTACATTTATCAATGCttacaaattcaacatgttTTCCACCTGATTGAGTGGAACTTGTCAACTTAGATATTCcaacaagttcaagaacatcAGCCAACTTGGCACCACCCCAGACAGCTGAAAAGAACTTAAGGAATGTTAAAAAGTCATAATTATTTAACTAAAACATCTTTGGTAGTAGCTGacatataattaaatatcatTCAGATTCTCCGTAGATGTGAACTATGAACTATAAGTACAAAAATATACTTTTGATAAGCCGATACTCAGCCAATAGATCCATGTTTAAGCTAGAATGAAACCTATGTCAGCCTCGAGTCTTTCTAATCCCAAGGAAAATTTTACATATCACAAAGcatgaagaaattaagaaagatAATTAAGTGAAGGACTGAGATATGATTTCAATTATATCTCTTTTGAAGCAAAAATGCAAACTCTTGATCCAAAACATAATTCTCTTCTACTAAACgtttaaattttcaattcagcaaaaagttattttaattttcaatagaTTATCAAGTATTATTCCATTTGGGATTTTATGGCCATTTGTATCGCAACAATTAGCTAAATTGAGAACTTAGCTGTATTAATTTGCAAGAAATACATGTTTAACATAGCCTAAATGAAACCACATAGTGAAGAATCCAGTAGAGCATCCAAAAAATACTTGGGCTCAAATTAAATTAATCCTGCAGCATCAATGTATCCTCTAATGTGCCAAGACATCTTTGGGATTAATACCCCTTTTTTGGTGTGCATTtgtgtgggtgggtgggtgggtgggtgaagggggggggggggggggggggggtttcccTCCGTTGTACCCATCACACGCCAATATCAAAAGAAACAGTGTGCATCCACAATGGAGAAAACAAACCGTTTCCTATGGCGGAAACATCCCAGCCGACTCCCTTCACTTTTCTGGTGTTACTCATAGCAGTCCTTCTATTACCTGCACACTGAGTAACCCACAAAAGCCAAATCAATGAGGTCTTAGCATATTCAAGAACATAGCCAAGTTTCTCTATGCTACAACTTGAGGCAAGAGGTTCCATCTGACTCAAACACAATAAAGGCCAACAGGCCCAACAGCATATGTATAACAGAATATACCTGTAAAGTGGCAGTGACATTATACTTTGGAAGCATCCTGTTACATATAATAACAATGTACATTACTTGCTCAAGCACCTTTGTAATGCATGCTAACTTAAACATTAATATTGCCCACTTTCTTCAGAAAATATCAGAACAAGTATTACTGACACAACAACAGAGATTAAACAAATACATCAAAGTGATAATATGGATTCTAGTACAGAACGTTGAAACATTAAAATGTGATTTCCCCCATCCCAGCACTCACCTGATATCTTTCATAAACAGCTCCTTAGGATTTTCTACCAACCCAGAGATAGAAACACAATATCTGCTC
Protein-coding regions in this window:
- the LOC133860021 gene encoding sulfite oxidase isoform X1, which gives rise to MPGVRGPSDYSQEPPRHPCLKINAKEPFNAEPPRSALVSSYVTPVDLFYKRNHGPIPIVDDIERYCVSISGLVENPKELFMKDIRKWAILMFKLACITKVLEQVMYIVIICNRMLPKYNVTATLQCAGNRRTAMSNTRKVKGVGWDVSAIGNAVWGGAKLADVLELVGISKLTSSTQSGGKHVEFVSIDKCKEENGGPYKASIPLSQATNPDADVLLAYEMNGETLNRDHGYPLRVIVPGVIGARSVKWLDSISVITEECQGFFMQKDYKMFPPSVDWDNINWSTRRAQMDFPVQSVICSLEDVTAIKPGKIKVSGYAASGGGRGIERVDLSVDGGKTWMEASRYQKTGIPYITDDISSDKWAWVLFEATIDVTHSTEIVAKAVDIAANVQPERVEDIWNLRGILNTSWHRVQVRVGHSNM
- the LOC133860021 gene encoding sulfite oxidase isoform X2 — translated: MPGVRGPSDYSQEPPRHPCLKINAKEPFNAEPPRSALVSSYVTPVDLFYKRNHGPIPIVDDIERYCVSISGLVENPKELFMKDIRMLPKYNVTATLQCAGNRRTAMSNTRKVKGVGWDVSAIGNAVWGGAKLADVLELVGISKLTSSTQSGGKHVEFVSIDKCKEENGGPYKASIPLSQATNPDADVLLAYEMNGETLNRDHGYPLRVIVPGVIGARSVKWLDSISVITEECQGFFMQKDYKMFPPSVDWDNINWSTRRAQMDFPVQSVICSLEDVTAIKPGKIKVSGYAASGGGRGIERVDLSVDGGKTWMEASRYQKTGIPYITDDISSDKWAWVLFEATIDVTHSTEIVAKAVDIAANVQPERVEDIWNLRGILNTSWHRVQVRVGHSNM